The Geminocystis sp. NIES-3708 genomic sequence AATAACTAAATTTTTGATCAGAAAAGCAAATAGGCAATAGTAATTTTAATTGATAATTTATTGCCTTCAATTAATTTTGAGTTTAACTATCAAAGATGTTTATATTTATTTTTAAATAATAAATTTGCCGATGAGCGATCGTTTACCTTAAGTTTTTGTAAAATAGTATGAATATGAACTCGAACTGTACCTGAAGTGATATAAAGAATTTGAGCAATTTCTTGATTGCTTTTATCTTCAGCCATAAGTTGTAAAATTTCTTTTTCTCGTTTAGTTAGAGATTGAAAAACAGTGTTCGTTTCCGTGGATAAAATTGAGTCATTAAAAGCCGTATGAATTTGTTGAGTTGCCGTAGAATCCCACCACGAAGCACCAGTGACGACAGAGCGAATAGCTAAAATTAATTTTTCTGCAGGAATACCTTTTAAACAATAACCTTGAATACCCGTCTCAATCAAACGATTAATCATAGCAGGTTCACAGCGAGAAGTTAAAGCTAAAATAGGTAAATTAGGATGTTGTGATTTAATATATTGACAGGCTTCTAATCCGCTCATA encodes the following:
- a CDS encoding response regulator transcription factor — its product is MSILKILLVEDDELFRLGLSVRLQQEKDLQIVAEAEDGETAVNLANRHSLDLVLLDISLPRMSGLEACQYIKSQHPNLPILALTSRCEPAMINRLIETGIQGYCLKGIPAEKLILAIRSVVTGASWWDSTATQQIHTAFNDSILSTETNTVFQSLTKREKEILQLMAEDKSNQEIAQILYITSGTVRVHIHTILQKLKVNDRSSANLLFKNKYKHL